The Streptomyces halobius genomic interval GCCGGCGAAGGTGATCGCGATCCGGTCCTCGCGGGGGAAGCCCAGCTTCTTCGAACCGTACGTCGTGCTGATCAGCATCAGCGTGAGCAGTACCGCCTCGACGCCCAGCAGGCACAGCAGGCGCAGCGGTGAGACCTGGTGCCATATCCCCTCGTTCATGCCGGCGCTGAAGGCGGAGTAGACGACGAGCAGTATCGAGCCGCGGTCCACATAGCCGAGGACCTTCTTGTGACGGGTGAGGGCCGCTCCGATCCAGCGCCGCAGCAACTGCCCGGCCACGAAGGGGAGGAGGAGCTGGCAGGCGATCGAGAGCAGCGAGTGGGCGGAGAATCCGGCGCCGCCGCCGTTCAGGACCAGCGCCGCCAGCAGGGGCGTGAGGACGACGCCGATGATGCTGGAGAAGGAGCCCGCGCAGATCGCCGCCGCGACGTTGCCGCGGGCGATGGAGGTGAAGGCGATCGAGGACTGGACGGTGGAGGGCACCAGGCACAGGAACAGCAGCCCGGTGTAGAGGGCGGGCGACAGGACGTACGGGACCAGTCCGCGGGCGGCCAGTCCGAGCAGCGGGAAGAGCACGAAGGTGCAGGCCAGGACGGTGAGGTGGAGTCGCCAGTGGCGCAGCCCTTCCAGGGCCTCCCGGGTGGAGAGCCGGGCGCCGTAGAGGAAGAAGAGCAGTGCGACGGCCCCTGTGGAGGCGCCGTCCGCGACGGTGGCGGCCGAGCCGTGCGCCGGCAGCAGGGCTGCCAGAGCGACGGTCGAGACCAGGGCGAGGAGGTATTTGTCCAGGGGCAGCCAGGAGGGCAGCGGGATCAAAGGACGGCGCATGGGCTCTCTTCGCGTCGTTCGGGGCTGGGGGACGGCAGCCTGCACCGGGCCCGGTCAAGCACGGGAGTCGGTACGGCCGGCGCCGGCTCCAGACTGCCCGCCCTAGCGGCGATCGGGAACCCCGCTTACCGTAGTCACTGTCATTTTGAATCGCGATGGACCTCGTCACGCGATGAGTCGGATCCCGATGAGTCGGATCCCGATGAGTCGGATCGCGATCAGTCGCCGATGAGTCGCACCCAGCCCTAGCTAGGCCCTGACAGCCGACCGGAAGGGCGAGCCCATGTTCGATCCCACGCAGCTGCGCACCTTTCTCACCGCAGCGCAGACGCTGAGCTTCACCCAGGCCGCGCACCGTCTCGGGCTGCGGCAGTCCACCGTGAGCCAGCACGTACGGAAGCTGGAGGAGGCCGCCGGGCGGCGGCTGTTCGTCCGGGACACCCACGCCGTGGAGCTGACCGAGGACGGCGAGGCGATGCTCGGCTTCGCGGGCACGATCCTGGAGGCGAACGAGCGGGCCGCCGGCTTCTTCGCGGGGACCCGGCTGCGCGGCAGGCTGCGGTTCGGCGCATCGGAGGACTTCGTACTGACCCGGATGCCGGAGGTGCTGGAGGGGTTCCGGCGCGAGCATCCCGAGGTCGATCTGGAGCTGACGGTCGAGCTGTCGGGGACGCTGCACCAGCTGCTGGCGGCCGGCCGGCTGGATCTCGTACTCGCCAAGCGGCGCCCGGAGGAGGCGCGCGGGCGGCTGGTGTGGCGCGACCGGCTGGTGTGGGTGGGCACCGAACGGCTGCGGCTGGATCCGGAGCGGCCGGTCCCGCTGGTGGTCTATCCGACGCCGGCGGTGACCCGCGCCCGCGCGCTGGAGGCGCTGGAGCGCGCGGGCAGGGAGTGGCGGATCGCCTGCACCAGCGGCAGTCTGAACGGGCTGATCGCGGCGACCCGGGCGGGCCTGGGCGTCATGGCGCACACCCTCGGCATGATTCCGCCCGGTCTGGTCCGGATTCCGCCACGCGCCGGGCTGCCGGAGCTGGGCGGGGTGGAGTTCGTCCTGCTGCACGGACCGCGCGACACGGCGGCGCGGGGTCCGGCGGAAGCGCTGGCCGAGGCGATCCTCGCGGGCGGGGCCCGGCTGCATATGCCGTAATGGATATGCCGTAATCACCACCCAGACGGCGCGAAACGCCGATACGCCCGGCGGCAAGTGCAGAGATTTGGTGCAGATTCCGTTCCGGCATGGTGATTTTTCGGCGTCCAAGTGGCCGGATCATGTCCCTCCTTACCCGGAGTAACCCAATTTCGCCCGTTGGCCAGTTCCCGCACCACCGGTTCCGGTCCGTGGTAAGGCACTGCCGCTCGTCGTCGCCTTGGGGTACGGTCGCGGCCCTGTGAGAGCACCATGAAGGGCCGAGGAATTGCGCGAGTTCACCGTCCCGCCGCTGGCTACCGCGCCCCAGGTCGGCGGGCTGGCGGACGCAGTCTTCGACAACGCCGACACCGATCCCGGCCGGGTGGCCCTCGCCCGTAAGAACCCCGAGGGGCGGTGGGAGAACGTCACCGCGGAGCAGTTCCGGGACGAGGTCCTCGCACTGGCCAAGGGCCTGCTCGCCCAGGGTGTCCGGTTCGGCGACCGGGTCGGCATCATGTCGCGTACCCGCTACGAGTGGACCCTGTTCGACTTCGCGGTGTGGTCCGTCGGCGCCCAGTCCGTGCCGCTGTATCCGACCTCGTCGGCCGAGCAGGTCTTCTGGATGCTGCACAACGCGGGCGTCTCGGCGTGCCTGGTCGAGCACGAGGACCACGCGATGACCGTCGGTTCGGTCGTCGACCGGCTCCCCCGGCTCCGGAAGCTGTGGCAGCTGGACTGCGATCCGATCGCCGAACTGACCGCGGCCGGTGCGCATATCGAGGACGATGTGGTGCACCGGCACCGGATGGCCGTCACCGCGGATGCCGTCGCGACCATCATCTACACCTCGGGCACCACCGGCCGCCCCAAGGGCTGCGTGATCACCCACGCCAATTTCATGTCCGAGGCGGACAACATCGTGATGCGCTACGAGACGGTCTTCCACTCGAAGCCGGGCGACGAGGCGGCCACCCTGCTCTTCCTCCCCCTCGCGCACGTCTTCGGGCGGATGGTCCAGGTCGCCGCCATCCGGGGCCGGGTCAAGCTGGCCCACCAGCCCGAACTCGCCGCCCGCGCGCTCCTGCCCGATCTGCAGACCTTCCGGCCGACGTTCATCCTGGCGGTGCCGTACATCTTCGAGAAGGTCTTCGCCGCGGCCCGCCGGAAGGCGGAGGCGGACGGCAAGGTGGGGCCCTTCGACAAGGCCGTGGACGTCGCGGTGCGCTACGCCGAGGCGCTGGAGCACAAGGCGTTCGGTATCGCGTCCGGCCCCAGCGCGGCACTGCGCATGCAGCATCAGCTCTTCGACAAGCTCGTCTACAGCAAGGTCCGCGAGGCGATGGGCGGCCGCGTCCGGCACGCGATGTCCGGCGGCTCGGCGATGGAGCGCCGGCTCGGGCTGTTCTTCGCCGGCGCGGGCGTGACGATCTACGAGGGCTACGGCCTTACGGAGAGCACCGCGGCCGCCACCGCGAACCCGCCCGAGCGGACCCGTTACGGCACCGTCGGCGTCCCCGTTCCCGGCACCACCGTGCATATCGCGGAGGACGGCGAGGTCTGGCTCTACGGCGGCCAGGTGTTCCAGGGCTACCACGACGACCCGAAGGCGACCGACGCCGTGCTGCACGACGGCTGGTTCGCCACCGGTGACCTGGGGTCCCTGGACGAGGACGGGTATCTGACGATCACCGGGCGCAAGAAGGAAATCCTGGTCACCTCGGGTGGCAAGACGGTCTCGCCGGTGGTGCTGGAGGAGCGGGTGCGGGCGCATCCGCTGGTGGCGCAGTGCATCGTGGTCGGCAATGACCGGCCGTTCATCGCCGCGCTGGTGACGCTGGACCCGGAGGCGGTCGCGCACTGGCTGACCATGCGCGGCAAGCCGGAGATGCCGCCGACGGACCTGGTGCGCGACCCGGATCTCGAAACGGAGATCCGACGGGCCGTGGTCGCCGCCAACACACAGGTGTCACAGGCCGAGTCGATCCGTACCTTCCGGATACTGGCCCACCAGTTCAGCGAGGAACACGGTCTGCTGACGCCGTCCCTGAAGCTCAAGCGGAAGGCGATCGAGGGGGCGTACTCGGTCGAGGTGGACGCGCTGTATCGGACGTGACGGGAGCCGTATCGGACGTGGGAGCCGTATCGGACGCGTAACGCGCGCCGTATCGGACGCGTGACAGGAGCGGCCTCAGCAGGGACCCGGCGCTCCCCCGTGTGGCGGAGCCGTACCGTCCCGGCGCCGGACGCCCGGTCCGCGCCCGCCCAGCAGACTCCTGGTCCAGGGGCTGCCCGCGCTCACCGGGGCGGCCGGTCTGCTGCTGCTTCTCTCTCCCCGCCTGCTGCCTGGCCGTACGCTGCTCGCCCGGCTCCGGCTCCGTACGCCGCTCGCGCTGGCCTGGGCCGGCAGCGCGTCGGCCTTCGCCCGCGGCGGTCTGACGTGGCCGGTCGGGACCGTCTCCGCCGGCCTCGGCCTGGCGGGTCGCCGGACCCGGGCGGGCTCCCCGGGCTGGTCGGCGCCCTCGAACTTGTCACCGGGCTGGCGGTGCTCTGCGCCGGCGCCTTCACCCTCTGCGAGTGGGCGCGGTGACCGGCCCCGGGAAAATACGGGGTAATCCGCAATCGTGAGGATGCGCGGGAATGCATAACGGCGGATGATCGTTGACGACTACAGCCGGCTCATCTCCGGACAGCCGGTACACCAGCACAAGAAGTCGACGTAAGGATCGAATCCCCCGTGAGCAAGGTCCCCTCCATCACGCTCAACAACGGCACCACGATGCCGCAGCTCGGGTTCGGCGTCTGGCAGATCCCCGACGACGAGGCGTTCACCGCCGTCAACCACGCCCTGTCCGCCGGATACCGCAGCATCGACACCGCGGCGATCTACGGCAACGAAGAGGGCACCGGAAAGGCCCTCACCGCATCGGGCATCCCCCGTGACGAACTGTTCCTCACCACCAAGCTCTGGAACAGTGCCTCCGAAACATGGACGCGGGACAGCGTCCTCCGCGAGTTCGACTTGTCCCTCGACAAGCTTGGGCTCGATTACATCGACCTCTACCTGATTCACTGGCCGCGCGCGATGCGCGACGACTACCTCACCATCTGGCGGACCTTCGAGGAGATCGCGAAGAGCGGTCGCGCGAAGGCGATCGGTGTCTCGAACTTCCTGCCCGAGCACCTGGAGCGGCTGCTGGGCGAGACCTCGGTCGTGCCGGCCGTCAACCAGATCGAGCTGCACCCGCAGCTCCAGCAGGCCGAGTCCCGCGCCTTCCACGCCCGGCACGGCATCGCCACCGAGGCATGGTCGCCGCTGGGCCAGGGTAAGGGCCTCCTCAGCGACCCGAAGATCGCCGAGCTCGCCGCGAAGCACGGCAAGACCCCCGCCCAGGTGGTCCTGCGCTGGCACCTCCAGCTCGGCAATGTCGTCATCCCCAAGTCCGCGACCGCGTCCCGGATCAAGGAGAACATCGACGTCTTCGACTTCGAGCTGGACGACGAGGACCTGAGCGTGATCGCCGCGCTGGACGAGGGCAAGCGTCTGGGGCCTGACCCTGCCACGTTCGACGTGTGATCTGGTCCCGGCGACTCCGCCGCTGCCCGCAGCTCGGTGGCAGCGGCGGAGTTTCTCACTGGCGGGACGTCAACGGTGGTCGCGGTGGCTGGGGCACCGCCGCTGTGACGCGCGGAGGGTTCTTGATGCCGCTCGTGCACGACGTGACGCGCAGTCGGTGCGCGAGGCCGCTCAAGCTTTTACCGGGGTGGCCTGAGGAAATACACCTTTCTCACATGGCGAGAGGGACGATACGAGATAGCCAGACATTGGCCTATTACGGAGCTATGTGGCCGCTAAGCGGCAGGTGGCCGCGTTCCCGAACGGACGGAGACCCATGGCACGGCTGTCCGGCTACGCCAACGTCGGGGTGCTGAACCCCGAGGAGGCCGCGGGACACCGCAAGGCCGTCTCGATGCTGCCCTGGTGGCACATGAGGCCTTCCGGGAGATTCCCCAGCGTTCCTCGGCTGCGGCAAAACTTCTCCGGATCTGTAACGTGGTGAGTCACACCAATCAGCATGGCTCCTCATCCCTCTTCTATGGGCCTGAAGGACGGAGCCGAAGCCTTGCTCATCGACGTCGAGAACAGTGCCTACGATGGTGCAACGGCGCGCGATTCGTCAGTGCTCATCGCCGGGAACGGCCCGGCCGGCATCAGGGGCTTGGGGGCAACCCTCGTGTTCAGTCACGGAGTCATCCTGTTGATCGCGGTGGCGGTCCGCTATCCGTAGAAGTACTCACGTGCGACGGTCGTCTCCGACGCGCCGCCTGGCCGGGTAGGAATCGACATGGCCGCCCATCGGTTGTGACTGAGCGGCTCAGTTGGCGGATGTGCGCTTGAGTCGGCCGGGCTGAGCATTTCGGTTGGCGGGCAGGTGAGCCGTGACGCGTCAGTTGGAACCTGGTCACGCAAGGTGGAACCGCGCGATGTCCGCGCCCATGTCGACACAGTGCCCGCGGACCTGCGCGGCTTTGGGAACCGGGTTGATGCGCCGCCCCCCGCCCCCCTGCGTACCCTCTTCCCCGTGCCAGTCTCACCCCTCTATCACGTCGCCGTCCTCGTGCTCGAAGGCGCGAAGCCTCTCGATGTGGGTATTCCTGCGCAGGTGTTCACGACCCGCGCGAGCATGCCGTACGAGGTGCGGGTGTGCGGCGCGGCACCCGGCCTCGTGACCGGCGGCGACGGCCTGTCGTACCACGTCGCCCACGGCCTCGATGCGCTTGCGTGGGCCGACACCGTCTTCGTCCCCGGCTACCGGTTCCCGGACCACGACGACCCGCCGCAGGCCGTCGTCGACGCGCTGACCGCCGCACACGATCGGGGCGCGCGGCTCGCCGCCATCTCGACGGGTGCCTTCGCGCTCGCCGCCACGGGCCTGCTCGACGGCAAGCGCGCCACGACACACTGGCACTACACGCGGGAGCTCGCGGCGAAGCATCCGCTCGTTCAGGTCGACGAGAACGTTCTGTTCGTCGACGAGGGCAGCGTGCTGACGTCGGCCGGCGCCGCCTCCGGCATCGACCTGTGCCTGCACATTCTGCGCGGCGACCTCGGAGTGGCCGCGTCCAACCACGCTGCCCGGCGCCTGGTCGCGGCCCCCTACCGCAGCGGCGGACAGGCGCAGTATGTGCCGCGCAGCGTGCCCGAGCCGCTCGGCGAGCGGTTCGCCGCCACCCGCGAATGGGCGCTGCACCGGCTCGGCGAGCCACTCACCCTGGAGGTGCTCGCCCGTCATGCGGCGGTGTCGCCGCGCACGTTCTCGCGGCACTTCGTCACAGACACCGGGTGCACGCCGATGCAGTGGGTCATGCGCGCCCGGATCGATGTGACCCGCGAGCTGCTCGAACGTTCGGAGCGGAGCGTCGAGCAGATCGCCGCCGACGTCGGTCTCGGCACAGGTACGAATCTGCGGCTGCACTTCCAGCGCATCCTCGGCACCACGCCGAGCGAGTACCGGCGCACCTTCACCCGGGGCGAGTAGCCCGCCGCCGCATGGCGCGATCCTTTCGAACCGTGGCGCTCACGCCGCTGCCACGGGGCGGATGCCGCGCGCGAACCTGGTGGCGAACCGAAGGGACACCACTCTTGACTCGCATCGCCATCAACGGATTCGGCCGCATCGGACGCAATGTGCTGCGCGCACTGCTGGAGCGCGACAGCAACCTTGAGGTCGTCGCCGTCAACGACCTCACGGAGCCCACCACCCTCGCGCGGCTGCTCGCCTACGACACGACGGCCGGCCGGCTCGGCCGCCCGGTGACCGTCGACGGGGACGCCCTCGTCGTCGACGGCCGTCGCATCACGGTGCTCGCCGAGCGCGAACCGGTGAAGCTGCCGTGGGCCGAGCTCGGCGTCGACATCGTGCTCGAGGCGACCGGCCGCTTCACGTCGGCCACGGCCACTCGCGCCCACCTCGACGCGGGCACGAGGAAGGTGCTCGTCAGCGCGCCATCGGACGGCGCCGACGTCACGCTCGCGTTCGGGGTCAACACCGACGCGTACGACCCGGCCGCGCACACGATCGTTTCGAACGCCTCGTGCACGACCAACGCGCTTGCGCCGCTGGCCGCGGTACTCGACGAGCTCGCCGGCATCGAGCACGGCTTCATGACGACGGTGCATGCCTACACGCAGGAGCAGAACCTGCAGGACGGTCCGCACCGCGACGCGCGACGCGCCCGCGCCGCCGCTGTCAACATCGTGCCGACCACGACGGGCGCCGCCAAGGCGATCGGCCTCGTGCTGCCGAACCTTGCCGGCAAGCTGTCGGGCGACTCGATCCGGGTACCGGTTCCGGTGGGCTCGATCGTCGAACTCAACACGACCGTCGCCCGCGACGTGACGCGCGAGGACGTGCTGGCGGCGTACCGCGCCGCGGCGCAGGGGCCGCTCGCCGGCGTACTCGAGTACTCGGATGACCCGCTCGTGTCGTCCGACATCACGGGCAATCCGGCCTCGTCGATCTTCGACTCGGCTCTCACCCGCGTCGACGGCCGCCACGTCAAGGTGGTCGCCTGGTACGACAACGAGTGGGGCTTCTCGAACCGCGTGGCCGATACGCTCGAACTCCTCGCCACCAGCTGACCGGAAACCGGGCAGTGCTTCTGCGGAGGCCGCGCTGCCCAGCGTCTCCTGTTCGTGCTCCAGTTGGCCAGCCGGGCCAACTGGAGCACTCAGCCAGTTACTTCCTGCCAATGTCAGACGCTGGTGGGCGATCCGAGGCCGGTGCAAACAAGCGCGGCAAAGCACCGCAGGTGCCGACAAGAATGTCCTGTCGGTTCCAACTGCAGTGTCCCGCCGCCCGAAGGGAAGCAGGTCGCCAGACCCCCGCAGTTCCCACTACCCCGTCCCGGCACAGCAGGGTAGTTGTTGGGCCGGGCTGGTGATCCCGTCTTCGGTGAAGTGGTAAGGGCGCTGTACGCGAGGGCTGCGCTGGATGCGGAGCTCTGGGGCTGTACGCGGCCGAGGCAGCTGTTACGGCCCCAGCAACATGCGCCAGCTGTGTCGCCGCTCCCTGGAGGGCCGCACAGTCCTCTGGCCCGCGGCGCGCCCGTCACTCATCGTTCGGCGACGACGCTCAGGCTTCGCTGCGAGAGGTCACCTTGGCGGCGGGGTCCGGGGTGCTGTGTCGAGTGAACGCCCACAGCACGAGCCCGAGGCAGCTGAACGCGGCACCCAGTGCGCATACGGCGCCCCAGCCGGCCACCGTGTAGAGGGAGGTCGCGGCGATGGCACCGGTGGCGCTGCCGATCGAGTAGAAGACCATGTATCCGCCGATCAGCCGGCTGCCCGCGTCCAGGTGCAGCGCGTAGACCAGGGTCTGGTTGGTGACATGGACCGCCTGCACGGCGAGGTCGAGAAGGATCACCCCGACGACCAGGCCCCAGAGCGAGCTGCGGGTGAAGGCCAAGGGCAGCCAGGAGGCGGCGAGCAGTGCCAGGGCGATGCCGGTGGTCCGCCGGGAGAGTCCGCGGTCGTTCAGGCGGCCCGCCACGGTCGCGGCCAGGGCGCCGGCGACACCGATCAGCCCCAGCGCCCCGATCGCGCTGTGGGGCAGAAAGTACGGGGCCTCGCTGAGCGGCAGCGCGACGCTGCTCCAGAGGGTGCTGAAGGCGGCGAAGATCAGCAGACCGAACAGGGCCCGGAGCCGCAGCAGTCGTTCCCGTGCGAACAGGGTGATCGTGGAGCGCAGGAGCTGTCCGTAGCGCAGGGTTGTCGGCTGAGCGTCACTGTGGCGTGGCAGCACTCGGTACAGGATCAGGGCGAGCAGAGCGGTGAGCGACGCCGAGGCGAGGTAGACGGAGCGCCAGCCCGCGAGATCGGCCATGAGGCCGGATGCGGTGCGGGCGAGCAGGATTCCGATGACCACGCCGCTGGTGACCAGACCGACGACCCGTCCGCGCCCGGCGGGAGGGGCCAGTGATGCCGCGAAGGCCACCAGCGTCTGCGTGACGACCGCGAGAAGCCCCGTCGCGGCCATGCCCGCGAGCAGGATCGCCGCCGTGTGGGCGGCGGCTACCACGGCCAGCGCCACCACCAGGAGCAGCAACTGGGCCACGATGAGCCGTCTGGGGGCGGCCACGTCGCCCAGCGGCACGAGGAAGAAGAGTCCCAGCCCGTATCCGACATGCGTGAGGGTGACCACGCTGCCGACAAGCGCCGGGCTCATGGCGAGGTCGTGGCCCATGGTCACCAGGAGCGGCTGGGAGAAGTAGACGTTGGCCACCGCGGCCCCGCAGGCGACGGCGAACAGTATGACGACGCCACGGGACAGGACGAACGCGGAACCTTCCCGGCTTCGGGCCTCGGTCCGTCGTGTCACAGCCTCACCGTTGCCGGGCATCGGCACTCCCCCGCATATCTGGTTTCATCTTGCTACCAATGGCGACGGCGACGGTAACCTTTTTGGTAGCATGTTGCAACCATTGAGAGTGAGGGACGCCATGGTGACCAGGACGCGCTTCGACGACAGCGAATGTCCCGTCGCCCGGTCGGTGGACGCGATCGGCGACTGGTGGTCCCTGCTGATCGTGCGGGACGCCTTCGACGGAAGCCGGCGCTTCGGGGAGTTCCAGCGCAGCCTCGGCGTGGCGAAGAACATCCTCACCGCGCGTCTGCGCACCCTGGTCGCCGGCGGTGTCCTCGAATCCGCTCCCGCCTCGGACGGCAGCGCCTACCGCGAGTACGTGCTGACTCCGAAGGGCAAGGCGCTCTTCCCCGTCATCGTGGCACTGCGGCAGTGGGGCGAACAGAACTTCTTCGCCCCCGGCGAAGCACACTCACAGTTGGTCGACCGCCGACAGGGACATCGCCTCCGCGCACTGGAAGTGCTGTCCGCGGACGGGCGACGACTGAACCCCGACGACGCCACCGTCCACAAGATCTCCACCCAGTGACCCGAGCCGGACACCCGGTGCCGCACCACGGCTTCGGCTACCCGACCACAACTGCTCGCCAGCTCCGACACGCGACCGCCAAGCGAGGCGCTCAGTCACATCGATCGGCGTCACATTCACCCGTGAGCGCGCTGCACCATAATTCGAACATGTGATGCAATCTCGGGGTGATGCCTTACGCCTTCCCCGACGACCTCCTGCAAGCCCAGCGCGACTGGTACACCGCGTACCGGCAGCTCGCCACGACAGAGAATCCCGCCCAGACCACGGTCCTGCGGCGCACGCTGCAGCGGCTGTCCGTACGAATCACCACCCATCCGTACTGGGCAACCATCCCGGGCCGGGCGCCAGCTGCCCGTATGGCGCTGAAGCAGCAGGCATGGGAGCCAGAAGAGGCCAGCTCATGACCGCCGGCTACCTGGCCCACCCGCAAATACGGATCGCGCGAGCCATCCGCGAGCTGACCGACAGCGCCGGCTATCCGCCGTCCATACGAGAGATCGCGGACGAGGTCAGGTTGAGTGCTTCGACGGTGGCCTATCACCTGCGGGCAATGGAGCGTCACGGGATCGTCACCCACACCCCGCGTCGCAGTCGTTCGTACCAGGTGCTGCAGTAGGCGAGATCGGGCCGAGCCGGGCGGCCGGCGATCCTGCCGCCGTAAGCATGTGCATGCCGCCGCCCAGTGGCAGCAGCAATCAGCTGGGGGCTGGGCTGCCTACGCCGCCGACGTTACCCGCCGCGCCCCGGAGAACCGATGAAGCTACCCATCACCATCCATCAAGCACGCCTCGGGCCTGTGGAGTTCAAGGTGATCCGACCAGCCCGGCCATTGGCCCGCGCCGCGCTCATCGAGCACGACCGTGTTTGCCCGCGGCTGACGGCCCAGCGTGGCCGGGCACGCCGTAAGCGCGCGGGCCAGCGGACGGAGGCCGAGGAAAAGTGTCCGGTGCGAGGCCGGAATCAGTCTGGGCCGCAGTTTGGGGCCCAGCCCCGTTCCCAGGGCCGCCTCCAGGAGCCGTGGGACGGGCAGTCCATCACTGGGCCGTTGGGCAGTTACTGCCGCCGCTTCTGCCCCAAGGCTTGCGGACGGAAGCTGACCGCAAGCCTCCCTACGGTCGTTCCATGACGCAGAAGCAGAAGATTCTTGTCACCGGCGCTACCGGAACCGTCGGCCGCCAGGTCGTCGCCGAACTACTCGCCCGCGGCCACGCGGTCCG includes:
- a CDS encoding GlxA family transcriptional regulator, with translation MPVSPLYHVAVLVLEGAKPLDVGIPAQVFTTRASMPYEVRVCGAAPGLVTGGDGLSYHVAHGLDALAWADTVFVPGYRFPDHDDPPQAVVDALTAAHDRGARLAAISTGAFALAATGLLDGKRATTHWHYTRELAAKHPLVQVDENVLFVDEGSVLTSAGAASGIDLCLHILRGDLGVAASNHAARRLVAAPYRSGGQAQYVPRSVPEPLGERFAATREWALHRLGEPLTLEVLARHAAVSPRTFSRHFVTDTGCTPMQWVMRARIDVTRELLERSERSVEQIAADVGLGTGTNLRLHFQRILGTTPSEYRRTFTRGE
- a CDS encoding LexA family protein, whose product is MTAGYLAHPQIRIARAIRELTDSAGYPPSIREIADEVRLSASTVAYHLRAMERHGIVTHTPRRSRSYQVLQ
- a CDS encoding AMP-dependent synthetase/ligase — encoded protein: MREFTVPPLATAPQVGGLADAVFDNADTDPGRVALARKNPEGRWENVTAEQFRDEVLALAKGLLAQGVRFGDRVGIMSRTRYEWTLFDFAVWSVGAQSVPLYPTSSAEQVFWMLHNAGVSACLVEHEDHAMTVGSVVDRLPRLRKLWQLDCDPIAELTAAGAHIEDDVVHRHRMAVTADAVATIIYTSGTTGRPKGCVITHANFMSEADNIVMRYETVFHSKPGDEAATLLFLPLAHVFGRMVQVAAIRGRVKLAHQPELAARALLPDLQTFRPTFILAVPYIFEKVFAAARRKAEADGKVGPFDKAVDVAVRYAEALEHKAFGIASGPSAALRMQHQLFDKLVYSKVREAMGGRVRHAMSGGSAMERRLGLFFAGAGVTIYEGYGLTESTAAATANPPERTRYGTVGVPVPGTTVHIAEDGEVWLYGGQVFQGYHDDPKATDAVLHDGWFATGDLGSLDEDGYLTITGRKKEILVTSGGKTVSPVVLEERVRAHPLVAQCIVVGNDRPFIAALVTLDPEAVAHWLTMRGKPEMPPTDLVRDPDLETEIRRAVVAANTQVSQAESIRTFRILAHQFSEEHGLLTPSLKLKRKAIEGAYSVEVDALYRT
- a CDS encoding aldo/keto reductase; translated protein: MSKVPSITLNNGTTMPQLGFGVWQIPDDEAFTAVNHALSAGYRSIDTAAIYGNEEGTGKALTASGIPRDELFLTTKLWNSASETWTRDSVLREFDLSLDKLGLDYIDLYLIHWPRAMRDDYLTIWRTFEEIAKSGRAKAIGVSNFLPEHLERLLGETSVVPAVNQIELHPQLQQAESRAFHARHGIATEAWSPLGQGKGLLSDPKIAELAAKHGKTPAQVVLRWHLQLGNVVIPKSATASRIKENIDVFDFELDDEDLSVIAALDEGKRLGPDPATFDV
- a CDS encoding LysR substrate-binding domain-containing protein → MFDPTQLRTFLTAAQTLSFTQAAHRLGLRQSTVSQHVRKLEEAAGRRLFVRDTHAVELTEDGEAMLGFAGTILEANERAAGFFAGTRLRGRLRFGASEDFVLTRMPEVLEGFRREHPEVDLELTVELSGTLHQLLAAGRLDLVLAKRRPEEARGRLVWRDRLVWVGTERLRLDPERPVPLVVYPTPAVTRARALEALERAGREWRIACTSGSLNGLIAATRAGLGVMAHTLGMIPPGLVRIPPRAGLPELGGVEFVLLHGPRDTAARGPAEALAEAILAGGARLHMP
- the gap gene encoding type I glyceraldehyde-3-phosphate dehydrogenase; the protein is MTRIAINGFGRIGRNVLRALLERDSNLEVVAVNDLTEPTTLARLLAYDTTAGRLGRPVTVDGDALVVDGRRITVLAEREPVKLPWAELGVDIVLEATGRFTSATATRAHLDAGTRKVLVSAPSDGADVTLAFGVNTDAYDPAAHTIVSNASCTTNALAPLAAVLDELAGIEHGFMTTVHAYTQEQNLQDGPHRDARRARAAAVNIVPTTTGAAKAIGLVLPNLAGKLSGDSIRVPVPVGSIVELNTTVARDVTREDVLAAYRAAAQGPLAGVLEYSDDPLVSSDITGNPASSIFDSALTRVDGRHVKVVAWYDNEWGFSNRVADTLELLATS
- a CDS encoding winged helix-turn-helix transcriptional regulator, with the translated sequence MVTRTRFDDSECPVARSVDAIGDWWSLLIVRDAFDGSRRFGEFQRSLGVAKNILTARLRTLVAGGVLESAPASDGSAYREYVLTPKGKALFPVIVALRQWGEQNFFAPGEAHSQLVDRRQGHRLRALEVLSADGRRLNPDDATVHKISTQ
- a CDS encoding MFS transporter, which produces MPGNGEAVTRRTEARSREGSAFVLSRGVVILFAVACGAAVANVYFSQPLLVTMGHDLAMSPALVGSVVTLTHVGYGLGLFFLVPLGDVAAPRRLIVAQLLLLVVALAVVAAAHTAAILLAGMAATGLLAVVTQTLVAFAASLAPPAGRGRVVGLVTSGVVIGILLARTASGLMADLAGWRSVYLASASLTALLALILYRVLPRHSDAQPTTLRYGQLLRSTITLFARERLLRLRALFGLLIFAAFSTLWSSVALPLSEAPYFLPHSAIGALGLIGVAGALAATVAGRLNDRGLSRRTTGIALALLAASWLPLAFTRSSLWGLVVGVILLDLAVQAVHVTNQTLVYALHLDAGSRLIGGYMVFYSIGSATGAIAATSLYTVAGWGAVCALGAAFSCLGLVLWAFTRHSTPDPAAKVTSRSEA
- a CDS encoding bile acid:sodium symporter family protein, which produces MRRPLIPLPSWLPLDKYLLALVSTVALAALLPAHGSAATVADGASTGAVALLFFLYGARLSTREALEGLRHWRLHLTVLACTFVLFPLLGLAARGLVPYVLSPALYTGLLFLCLVPSTVQSSIAFTSIARGNVAAAICAGSFSSIIGVVLTPLLAALVLNGGGAGFSAHSLLSIACQLLLPFVAGQLLRRWIGAALTRHKKVLGYVDRGSILLVVYSAFSAGMNEGIWHQVSPLRLLCLLGVEAVLLTLMLISTTYGSKKLGFPREDRIAITFAGSKKSLAAGLPMASVLFGAEAGLAVLPLMLFHQMQLMVCAVLAKRYARQAEAEAGPDGAPDAAPESPAESPAESPSASPADTQGEPEPKGVAGGVPR